The following proteins are encoded in a genomic region of Amia ocellicauda isolate fAmiCal2 chromosome 6, fAmiCal2.hap1, whole genome shotgun sequence:
- the vtcn1 gene encoding V-set domain-containing T-cell activation inhibitor 1 gives MASFGQIIFWSMIALIIIVAGLIIFILAIAFSGSKTILVETPNKYPVGNIGNDVILDCKFNPLNSKGKEVTQIAIDWVKEGLNGVVYKYDNGVSQLQTQNPDFKDRAQLFPNAISSGNVSLLLRSVQLKDQGTYTCSVRTSSGKGDISVHLKMAAYSSPTFTLEPTANRTLKGVAKTWYPKPAVTWENYDGTVLNGSTSYTNNSAGIFTLALILTKVNSDDTYQCIIQNNLVTSVSHVTVTGNAIKDEHYLVISSATFLLPLKLIFLLYVPLWTLS, from the exons ATGGCTTCATTTGGACAGATCATATTTTGGAg CATGATTGCTCTCATAATCATAGTGGCTGGACTTATTATTTTCATCCTGGCCATAGCATTTTCAG GCTCCAAGACAATATTGGTGGAAACCCCAAACAAATATCCTGTTGGGAATATTGGCAATGATGTAATATTGGATTGTAAATTTAATCCACTGAATTCAAAAGGCAAAGAGGTCACTCAAATTGCAATAGATTGGGTAAAGGAAGGCCTTAATGGTGTTGTTTATAAATATGACAATGGGGTAAGCCAGCTGCAAACCCAAAACCCAGACTTCAAAGACAGAGCCCAACTGTTCCCAAATGCCATCTCCAGTGGCAACGTGTCTCTGCTGCTGCGGAGTGTACAGCTGAAGGACCAGGGCACTTACACGTGTTCGGTGAGAACCTCCAGTGGGAAGGGAGACATCAGCGTACACCTCAAGATGGCCG CTTATTCTTCACCAACGTTCACCCTGGAGCCGACCGCAAACAGAACCCTAAAGGGTGTGGCTAAGACGTGGTACCCCAAGCCAGCGGTGACCTGGGAGAACTATGATGGAACAGTATTGAACGGCAGCACAAGCTATACTAACAACTCGGCAGGAATATTTACCCTGGCGTTAATATTAACCAAAGTGAATTCTGATGACACATACCAGTGCATAATACAGAACAACTTGGTGACCTCTGTGTCTCATGTGACAGTAACAG GTAATGCTATAAAAGATGAACATTATCTGGTGATTAGCAGTGCCACATTTCTCCTACCTCTTAAACTTATTTTCCTCTTATATGTTCCTCTTTGGACACTATCTTGA